The Nicotiana tomentosiformis chromosome 9, ASM39032v3, whole genome shotgun sequence genome contains the following window.
aGGCCTCATTATTTAGACCGTGGAAAAGGGAGCTGTTTTCAAGaattggactgctgcaccatcaagggcccatcgagttcctgggtagcctggcaattagtatcatttattttgaaagcaatcttatgagcatctaagacatttttagttttttttaagcATATTTTGTCATCGAGCCAtacttgtttgacgttttcaagatttatctaatgcattattatttttagtatttattattatgctttatatttttctttatagcattattattacctatcctaatgaacctacgactgtgatatgtaatgagacaacgcaacatatggataatgattcagaggatctggaagaggatataatactcGAGGAAATtttcagagaagtggaaaactttgaaaacaagcctaagtccaatttggataaGACCCaaacagttaatttgggagactccgaaacagtcgAGGAGacgcgtgtaagcattcacctgtcaccgtcagagaaggaagagtacatcaggttcttgaaggagtatgaggatatttttgcatagtcctatgatgatatgaccggtttgagcatgtctatgtgtccgcctgtaaagtagaagctcagaaagttcaagccggatatgagtctgaaaataaaggaggaagtcaccaagcagatcaaagctaaggttctcagagtggttaaGTATCCAACCTGGTTGGCTAATattgtgccggttccaaagaaagatgggaaagtcagagtatgtgtcgactatcgggattTAAAAAGATCAAGTCCTAAAGATAATTTCccgttgcccaatatacacatactgatcaacaattatgccaagcatgaactctagTCTTTTGTGGACTGCtttgcgggatatcatcagatctggatggataaaGAAGATGCCGAGAAGACAGCCTTTATTACGCCATGGGGAGTATACTGCTACAAAATGATGACATTTGGTATAAAGAACGCAGGAGTCACTTATATGAGGGTCGTGATAACCATTTTCCAcgatatgatacacaaggagatagaagtATATGTGGacgacgtcatcatcaaatccaagaaaggTACAGATCACATAACAGACTTGAGGAAGTTCTTTGATCGTCTTCGAAGGTATAATTTAAAACTGAACTCCGCaaaatgtgcttttggggtcCCTACCGGAAAGTTATTAGGATTCATCatcagccgccgaggaattgagttGGATCCATCAAAGGTCAtggctatccaggatttgccacctccgaggaacaagaaagatgtgatacGCTTCTTGGGGCATCTCAACTACATCAActgcttcatagcacaatcaattgtgatctgtgagccgattttcaaaatgttaaagaaggatgccgcaacaatttggactgaagaatgcccgAAAGCTTTTGACAAAATCAAGGAATAGTTGTCCACACCACCAGTCCTGGTCCCGCCGGAACCTGGTAGACCTCTACTACTCTATTTGTCCGCACTAGATGGGGCTTTcagttgtgtcttgggacaacacgatgagacggggAGAAAAGAGCAAGCTATATaatatctgagtaagaagttcactcCCTACGAGGCAcaatattctttgctggaacgcacctaCTGTGCCCTGACGTGGATAGCTCAAAATTTGAGgaactacttctgtgcctataccatatatctcatatcaaggacgGATCCTCTGAAATACATTTTCCAGAAAaccatgcctacagggaagctggcaaaatggcagatactatTGAGTGAATTCAACATTGTCTACGTAACCTAGAAGGCGGTCAAGGGACAGGCATTAGTgtatcatctggcagaaaatcctgtaggaggagaatacgaaccgttgaaaacgtattttcccgatgaagagaTTTCATTTGTAGGAGAATAGATCACCGAAACCTACgacggttggagaatgttcttcgatgggGCTGCTattttcaaaggagtgggtatcagAGCTATTTTGGTATCAGAGACAGGTCAACATTACctggtatccgcaaaactcagattttcatgcaccaacaatatggcagaatatgaggcttgcatattggggctcaatttgtccattgacatgaacattcaggaattgctggtaattggtgattcagaCCCTTTGGTACATCCGGTTCTAGGAGAGTGGACTacaaaaaataccaaaatattacCATATATGTACTATGTGCAAGagttgatgaagagattcacaaagatagagttcaaacatgttctgagaatccagaatgagttcgcagatacATTGGCCACcctgtcttccatgatacaacacccggCTAAGAATTTCATCAACCCTATTCCAGTAAGGATCCATAATCGGCCAGCTTattatgctcatgttgaagaagaaacagATGGGAATCTGTGgtttcatgacatcaaagaataccTAGCAAagggagagtacccggagcatgcaaatcatactcagaaatgCACCCTccgaagattatccaaccatttcttccaaagtggaggaattctgtacagaaggactccagacctaGGATTATTATGGTGTATTGACGCtaaggaagcttccaaactgctcgaagagatacatgccggaacttgtgGACCACATATGAACGATTttgttttagccaagaagatattaagagtaggatatttttggatgactatcgAAAtggactgcatcaggtatgtttAAAGgtgtcatcagtgccaaatacatgCAGATATGATACGGGTTCCACCAagtgaactcaatgcaacaagtgcaccttggcctttcgccgcttggggaatggatgtcatcggtctgatcgaacccgccgcttcaaatgggcacaggttcattttagtggccatagactacttcacaaaataggTTGAGGTTGCATCTTACAAAGCTATAACCAAGAAAGTCGTCGCAGATTTTGTCAGGGGtcgtattgtttgtcgattcagggtgctagaatccatcatcaccgacaacgccgccaacctCTATAGTGAATTAATGAAATCTATGTgtaaaccttcaagatcaagcatatgAATTCCGCAGCATATAGGCCTCAAATGAATAGAGCCGTGGAGGCtgcaaacaagaacatcaagaaattATTGAGaaagatggtagacaaccacaagtAATGGCACGAGAAATTACCAGTTGCCTTATTGGGGTATCGTACCACAGTCCGCACATCAACCGAAGCAACCCCTACTTGTTGGTCTACGATATTGAAGCTGTCATTCTGgccgaagtagaaattccttctttaagaattatgcAAGAGGCTGAACTCAGTGACGTAGAATGGATACGAAGacgctatgaacaattagctcttATTGAcaggaaaagaatgaatgcagtataCCATGGTCAACTTTACCAAAACAAAAtatccagagctttcaacaaaagggtcagacCTAGACAGTTCACACcggggcagctggtgctgaagcggatcttcccccatcaagatgaagccaaagggtaatttttacccaattagcaagggccctacatggttcacagagtactaacaggaggagcgctcATACTTGCGGAAATAGATGGAGAAATTTGTCCAAAGCCCATTAACTCAGacacagtcaagagatactatgtttagattgTTCGCATTTCttctgatgtaactgaactatgcttgacctgattcccatttaataggggatacgtaggcagccctgtaggttcggtcacaattcaataaaatcttcatttttaccatggtcagaaactggggaagaattttgaggaggatcctcaaaattccgaagcaagtccagccaacttcGTCATATGCAAAATGGTCAAAGAATCGCTTATTGAACTGgggaagaattttgaggaggaccctcaaaattctaatgaaaagaagtcgcaatgtctctaaaagtGTCACAACCATTGGTTTATCTAACTTACTTGATATTGCATACTGCTATGTTTTTAATTATCTACATTCATCAAATGCACGcatattttctcaaaaactttattttataaatagccagatgctacccaggaCAACTCGAACAGGATCTCGAAACAAGAGCAAAATCAAAGCGAGAAGGTGAAAGCACAGACCAACGTTCCATGCAAAGCTCACGAtgtttctttggatgcaggcaaaatgaacataacaggaatattcacaaaaattactattttcataATGAGAAAGTTGCCAAACACAAACATATCTCCACCTAATAAATACTTTACTATCACTCATCACTCtctttttgcatgaggctaagcactgcctccctaattgcataagtctaagcattgcatttctttgcatgagactaagcactgtctcatttccttgcataagactaagcattgtcttataattgcatgagactaagcactgcctccctaattgcacaaggctaagctctgcctttccttgcatgagactaagcattgtatcctaatttcatgagactaagcactgtctccttttccttacatgagactaagaactgtctccttttccttgcatgaggctaagaactgcctccctaatttcataaggctatgctctgccttcccttgcatgatactaagcattgtctcctaattgcatgagactaagcactgtctctttttccttgcatgagtctaagcatCTCCTTATCCTTGCATAATACCAACTGCTACCTCTGTTATGCTACTTGAAATCTAGCACTATTTTCTATTTTCCcggggctaagctctgccccaatcttacacaagactaagccctATCTTGTTTCTCTTAGCATATGACcaagcatcatgtctttgcatctcatgggctgaaacatcgccattttgtccaaaggcatcatagtctgaaggcatcatccgcATAGCCaaaagacaccatgccatggcctgaggacctCTCAATATTGCACATTATTATTTAAAGGCGTCATGGTTCAAAGGCACCATTCTCatggcccgagaacatcatttcatggcctgcgaatcttTTATCATGCGATTCATGAAACatgacatcatggtctaaggacatcatcctcatcgtccaacgacgactttcatggtccaaagggaatttgcatcacgtTTAACTTCTCGCAATAATC
Protein-coding sequences here:
- the LOC138899276 gene encoding uncharacterized protein; protein product: MAEYEACILGLNLSIDMNIQELLVIGDSDPLVHPVLGEWTTKNTKILPYMYYVQELMKRFTKIEFKHVLRIQNEFADTLATLSSMIQHPAKNFINPIPVRIHNRPAYYAHVEEETDGNLWFHDIKEYLAKGEYPEHANHTQKCTLRRLSNHFFQSGGILYRRTPDLGLLWCIDAKEASKLLEEIHAGTCGPHMNDFVLAKKILRVGYFWMTIEMDCIRKRMNAVYHGQLYQNKISRAFNKRVRPRQFTPGQLVLKRIFPHQDEAKG